One genomic segment of Clavelina lepadiformis chromosome 3, kaClaLepa1.1, whole genome shotgun sequence includes these proteins:
- the LOC143449336 gene encoding monoglyceride lipase-like isoform X1 has translation METEKATKTTFSGKPFDDVRHFLNEDKQFIFCKHWKPKDPPKGLVLIVHGYAEHCARYDPVAEMFNALGLYAFSHDHVGHGESEGTHVAVNDYNILIRDLLHHVNLMKVEYPGLPLYLFAHSMGAGLSILFAHQNPGLFKCVALSAPLIESCQKTSSVQLMAMRYLSSWFPNLGVGVIDPNTISRDKEQVENYKTDPLIYHGKVLLCTAYQMHRMMEDIKKVLPEISYPFLLIHGTSDGLCEFSASEEMHVKAKSSDKTFKIYQEGYHELIHEINDVPEQFLADVKEWFEKRLL, from the exons ATGGAAACCGAAAAAG CTACCAAAACTACTTTCAGCGGAAAGCCGTTTGATGATGTGcgtcattttttaaatgaagacaagcaatttattttttgtaaacattggAAACCAAAAGATCCTCCAAA AGGTTTAGTCTTGATCGTCCATGGATATGCTGAGCATTGTGCAAGGTATGACCCAGTTGCTGAAATGTTTAACGCCCTTGGACTTTATGCTTTTTCTCATGACCATG TTGGTCATGGTGAAAGTGAAGGGACCCATGTGGCCGTcaatgactacaacatattaataagagaTCTTCTGCATCATGTGAATTTGATGAAAGTTGAATATCCTGGATTGCCACTTTATCTTTTTGCTCATTCTATG GGTGCAGGTTTATCTATCCTTTTTGCTCACCAAAATCCAGGTTTGTTCAAGTGTGTGGCTTTATCTGCACCTTTAATTGAATCATGTCAAAAAACATCATCAGTACAG CTTATGGCTATGAGATATCTGTCCTCGTGGTTTCCAAATCTTGGGGTGGGAGTAATTGATCCTAACACTATATCAAGAGATAAGGAACAG GTAGAGAACTACAAGACTGACCCGCTAATATACCatggaaaagttttattatgcACTGCTTATCAGATGCACAGAATGATGGAAGACATCAAAAAAGTTCTGCCTGAAATTTCGTATCCGTTTCTTTTAATACATGGAACGAGTGATGGTTTGTGCGAATTTTCTGCTTCAGAAGAAATGCACGTAAAGGCCAAGAGCTCAGACAAGACGTTCAAG ATTTATCAAGAGGGTTACCATGAATTGATTCATGAAATCAATGATGTACCAGAACAGTTTCTGGCAGATGTCAAGGAGTGGTTTGAAAAGCGCTTGTTGTAG
- the LOC143449336 gene encoding monoglyceride lipase-like isoform X2 — protein MLQRKSFPKLQVMFIFRIQMAQLTVHVLVKHLSKYQSTTRQGWRQQPRLSSVSCSYASTFTSITTPTGAGLSILFAHQNPGLFKCVALSAPLIESCQKTSSVQLMAMRYLSSWFPNLGVGVIDPNTISRDKEQVENYKTDPLIYHGKVLLCTAYQMHRMMEDIKKVLPEISYPFLLIHGTSDGLCEFSASEEMHVKAKSSDKTFKIYQEGYHELIHEINDVPEQFLADVKEWFEKRLL, from the exons ATGCTACAAAGGAAATCTTTTCCAAAGTTGCAggtgatgtttatttttagaatACAAATGGCTCAGTTGACAGTGCATGTACTAGTGAAGCATTTGAGTAAATACCAGTCGACTACCAGGCAAGGTTGGCGCCAACAACCAAGATTGAGCTCAGTGAGCTGCAGCTATGCATCTACTTTCACCAGTATAACTACACCAACT GGTGCAGGTTTATCTATCCTTTTTGCTCACCAAAATCCAGGTTTGTTCAAGTGTGTGGCTTTATCTGCACCTTTAATTGAATCATGTCAAAAAACATCATCAGTACAG CTTATGGCTATGAGATATCTGTCCTCGTGGTTTCCAAATCTTGGGGTGGGAGTAATTGATCCTAACACTATATCAAGAGATAAGGAACAG GTAGAGAACTACAAGACTGACCCGCTAATATACCatggaaaagttttattatgcACTGCTTATCAGATGCACAGAATGATGGAAGACATCAAAAAAGTTCTGCCTGAAATTTCGTATCCGTTTCTTTTAATACATGGAACGAGTGATGGTTTGTGCGAATTTTCTGCTTCAGAAGAAATGCACGTAAAGGCCAAGAGCTCAGACAAGACGTTCAAG ATTTATCAAGAGGGTTACCATGAATTGATTCATGAAATCAATGATGTACCAGAACAGTTTCTGGCAGATGTCAAGGAGTGGTTTGAAAAGCGCTTGTTGTAG